DNA from Armatimonadota bacterium:
CTTGAGCATCCAGGCATCGGCAGCATTTTTCATGCTCTCCTGCCACTGCTTGTCTTTGGCCGGGTCACCAGTCGGCCCGCTGCTCAAGCCGAAGGACTGCAACCAGCCGGGGAGTTCCTCGGGTGACTGCACCCTCCCGGCTTTCTCGCGCATGATCTTCCACATTTTCTCGATGTTGGTGGTGTCCACGCCCTGCATCTTGAGGCGTGCAAGAAGCTTGCCCATCTCCTCAAAGAACTCCTTGGAGCCGGGCTTCAGGTGCTCGCCGTAACGTTTGAGTTTGTCCGGCAAGCGGAACTTCACACCGATTTTCGGGCGGTTCGTGCAATACCAGTCCGACTGGCGCTGCTGGACGCAGACGCACCCACCGCGGGGACGCGCTGTCGGACGCGGTGGGAGCAATCCGGGGTCTGATCCCGGCGGCGCCTGAAGTGGAGGCGCACTACAGTCCCACTGGAACCCCGGCGCACTGGCGATCCCGTACGGTGGGACTCCCTGCTCAAGCGGCGGGACGGTGATGTCGTCGGGCAGGATCTCGTCTCCGCCGGTGCCGTCGTAGACCTCGCTTTCAGTCTCGGTCTCATCCAGCGGAGAGTTCTCGAGTTCCTCAAGGATCGCGTCATCTTCAGGACTGATCTCGGGCAGCGGCTCGTCAACGAGCTCCTCCTCAGTCTCATCATCAGCCGCGCCGCCACCAGCGCCGCCGTCCCCCAGCGGCGCACCTTCAGGCGGGATGACCTGATTGCCGTCCCCGGAGACGTCTACAGGACCGACGCCCTCCACATCAACAGTGGTCCTGGCAGGCTCGCCTTCTTCGTCCTCATCGCCCCGGTCTTCTCCCCCGGCAGGCTTATCGCCGCCGCCCGCGTCTGCGGGCTGCTCAGGTCGCTGAACGCCTCCCTGTCCTTCCTGCGGCGCCTGCCCCTGGTCCTGCCCTTGCCCATCCGCGCCGCCTTGACCTTCCGGTGCCTGAGGGCCCTGCTGCGGCTCGTCACGCTGCTTCGTGCAGTCAACGTCCACCGTTGCGCTGCCGCGCAGGCCCTTTGCATTAGCGGCGAAGACCTCCAGCGTGTTCTTGCCGAAAGACAGTCCCACAGCCAGTTGGGCCTTGCCTTGGACGGGCTTCGCAGTCACCCACGGGCCGCCGTTGGAGCGCACCCCCACCAAGACGCAGTCTGGTGCGCATGTCACGCTCACCTTCGCGGTCCGGGCGTCAATGCGCGCGCCCGCAGCCGGTTCGTCGATCCGCACCTGCGGAGCCGTTGCGTTGACGGTCACCGAACAGGTCTGGGTAGCGGCATTGCCGCTGCCGTCCACGGCGCGGAAGGTGAGTCGATGCGGCCCGGGTTGCAGAAGCGACTTTGCTACGTAGTTACCGCCCTGGAACCCCAGCGGCGACCAGAGTCCACCGTCGACGGACACACTCACCCGCGCGATTCGCACGTCGTCGGTGGCTTCGACTTTGAGCGGTACCACAGGGTCCTGGACTGTTGCGCCGTCGGCGGGCTCCAATACCTTGAGTGTTGGCTGCCCCGCATCACCGGGGACGTTGAGCGTGATGTACGCCTCGTTGTTGATGGGGTTCGCATCTTGACCCTCGCCTTGAGGGTCTACAACCATGCGCAGCCGGTGCTCGCCGGGAGTAGCATTCCAGATCAGCCGGACGGGCGTCGATCCGCTGGCCGGGATGTACTCAAAGCACTTGAAGTCAACTTCCACCGGGGTCTGCCCCGGATCTGCGACCTGCAAGGACACGCCAACGCAGTATCCGGGCACCGCGCCGAGATTGCGCAGAACGACACTGACCGGGACCTCTGCCCCACCTTTCACGTCTCCCTCCGCACGCATCTCGGAAGACGACAGCGCAAAGTCCGGCTTGTCTGCGATGATGCTGCTCTCCTCGCGAACCTTCTGCAGCGCCTCCTCGCGGGAGGTCGCGATTGTAAGAGCACGGGTGTTGGTGAGTCGCGCGTTCAGCTGGAAGTTGCTCGTCACCACATAGTGTCCACCGCGCAGATGGGTGGACTGGATCTCTACCACGTTCGCGCTGGGGGACCCGTCGGCGCCGAACTGAATCACCGTGGGCGGAACCTTGAAGGTGTAGTTGCCCTCGGGCAGGATGTCCTGCAGCTTCCCAACCACGGTGCCGTTCATGACCACGTCAACATTGTGTTTCTCATAGCCGTCGCGAGAGCCCGGCAGCTTGAAGTCCATCTCCAGCCAGGTCTCCAGCATGTTGGTGCGGTCCCAGCCAGTCTTGGTCTTGATGCCCGAGTAGTCGAACTGCCCGTCATTGCCGATGTCCGCGTGGACGAAGTCCACCTCGCCATTCCCGTCGGTGTCGTCGCCTACCCAGGTGATACCTTCAATCTCATCCACTACGTTCCAGCGATCCGGCTTGCCGTCTCCGTCGGTGTCCTTTGGCGACTGCTTCGCGGACCAGTCCACCACAGAGGGGTTCAGCAGTGCCCCGGCCAGTGCCCGGGCGCCCATGAGGTCCGAATCGTCGTAGGCTCCCGCATTCCCGCTGTCCGTGGGCGCGAGATCCACCGCGTACACCTGCTCTCCTTCCTTCAGGGCCAGTTCCACGGGGTGAGATGTGGGCTTCCGCAGCGCAGAGGCAATGACGTTGCCCTTGACACCGGTGTAACCCTCGAACAGCACGGGGCGCACGAGCACTTCCATAGATTGCCCGGCGGGGAAGACGCCGTGGTCAACCGCCGGATCAACGGTCAGTCCTTCATTGTCGCTGGCAAGAGACAGATCGGTCAGGCTATCGCCCGCATTCGTGAGTCTGAGCTTCATGCCTGTTCCGGACTCATCCGGCCCAAGCTCCTCCCAGACCAGCTTGACTTCGGGCAGGCGCACTTCGACCGCCACTTCCGCCTCGTCCGAGTAGCCGTTATCCGAGGTAATTCGCACCGGCACCGTGTGATTGGGGGTGCAGACGTCCTGGGCGCTGAAGACCAGCATGAATTCCCGCTCTTCACCGGGCTCCAGGCTGAAGGGCTTGCCCTCGGAACCCTCGCCCACAAAGCCCAGGAGCAGGTCAGGATCGGCGGGCCTGCCGCAGACGAGCTTGACCATCATCGGCTGCTCGGCGTGGTTGCGCACAGAGATCGGCACGCGCTGGTCGTAGTCCCGGTTGATCGTCGCGCCGTAACGTGTGCGGCCGAAGGCGAGGCCTTTCACCCGGGTCACGGTTCGCACCGGCCCAGGTTCTCCACGCCCGAGGGGCTGGAACTCGTAGGCCTGCCCGGCCTCGAGGCCCGTCAGGAGGACTGCATGCTCCCGGCCATTGTCCCCCACCGCTTCCTGCCAGGCCTCGTCACCCTTGACTCGGTAGCGGACCCGCGTTGGCCCGAAGTCCCGGCCGATCCAGCTCACGCGGACTGCATTTCCGGTAACCACAGCGGAATCGGTGGGAGTAAGGTCGAAGTACTCCGACACACTGAACTCGCGCTTCACCGTTGTCTGCAGGCCGCTCTCATCCGCGGCGGTTACGGCGAGGGTGTGCTTTTCGCCAATCAGGTCGCGCCAGGGGATGTGCGCCTCGAAAGGCGGCGCGTAGTCGGTCTCGATTGCGCGGCCATCGACGCTGAAGGACACCCGAGCAATTTTCGCACCCGACCAGCTCATTGCCCTCGCCTGGGCCGGCAGATCCGCGTCCACTACCTGGCCCTCGCCCGGGTTGTCCACCCGCACATAAACGCCTTTGCGGCGCTTCGGCCCGATGGCCTCAACCCAGATGGGCATCCGGGTCTTCGCGCCCTGCTGCGACTCCATGAGAACTGTCGCTCTGTACAGGCCCTCTGCCGGATAGCGGAACGTCGCGGGGGCATCCAACGGGATGTCCACATCCGGAGTGCCATCCGAGTTGGCGTCCACTTGCACCGCAGCGGCGCGCTCGGCATTCCCCAGTTCCGCGCGGGTGAAGCTGACCAGCGTCGGGTCGAAGGGATCAGCCTGCGCGGTCACGCGGTCCGCGCCAATGGGTCTGTCCTCCAGGTCGAACTTGACGAATCCGGGTTCGGGAGATGCGCCATTGTCGCTGAAGTCCTGAATCCTCAGGCGGTAGCGTGTGGCGCCCTTTGCTTCGAGTTCCGCCTGGAAATCCCCGGTGATACCCCACTCCGCAAGCTGCTCACCGGTGCGGTCGTCGAACAGGAATGCGCGCACCCACAGCGGCCCCGGCCTGTTGATGGTGATCCGGAACTTGCCCTCTCTGGCGACATTGAACACAAAGTGATCCTTGTCGCCCCGCTGGTCCAGGTAAAACGCCTGCGCCTCGCCGGGCGCGAGAGTGCGGAGCGGGTCCGATGCCAGGGGCTCTTTCTCTTGCGGCTCAGCGCGCTTCAGGATGGCCCTGACCGAGTACGGCCCTGGATGGCTGCCGTTGTCGCTGAACTCGCGAACCACCAGGAAGTACTGGCCCGATGCCAGCGGGATCTCCCAGTTGGCGCCCCCACCGGTTACGCCGAGATCCGCGATCTGTTCCGCCTTCTCATTGAAGAGCAGCAGCCGCGTCCATAGCGGGTGCGGCAGATGCTCCACCTTCAGCACCCCGGGGAAGTCCAGCTGGATCTGGTACCAGTCGTCATCGCCCCTGGGCATAATATTGGCCCGCACCCATTCGCCAATCTCAAGAGGCGATGCGGTGGCGGGCGTGTCATTTCGGCCCATCGCCTCGAGTTCGTCACACGGCTCCATCCAGGCGCTCAGGGTGTAGGGGTTGGGGCTTGAGCCGTTCTCGCTGAAATCACCGACCCGGACATACACAGTCTTCGGGCCGTCTACCTCAAACACGGCCTCCTCGGGCCCTTCGCCGGTCTGGCCGTTTTCGGCGAGCACATTTCCATTGCCATCCAGTACCTTCGTCCGCATCCAGATTTCGGGCGCCTTGATGAGACGGGCGTGAACCCGGCCCGCGCAGGGGATCGTCAGCGTGTAGTAGTCGGCATCGCCCTTCGGAAAGACAGTGTTGGCCACCGACTCACCGAGCGCCAGTGTCCTGACCGATGCGACCCGCCCCTCAG
Protein-coding regions in this window:
- a CDS encoding carboxypeptidase regulatory-like domain-containing protein → MLSRLLSLCAIILATLSLLPPDTAWGADPPISPGPMVISVKSAQDQTPIGGAAVTLGGRVCSTAPDGTVTFDGVPGGKQVLRIEHIGWNKLTRVLTLPPGQREPLEILLTPVAPVRFTGTVVIEDGRPIAGARLKMVPVKVPSAVQGSYEWVTGWDGTFTVLQVPPGTYSVEVSAPGCATGTFETEVKPEMEALTYTLTRESDEAVIVVVVKDALSGTPVPGATVTVAEAWPHGVITRGTTGGDGSASLVGLKVGRLNWDTEDPFDTMIGTWWCDPGYFLSFERDGDGAVGRFLPWQGEMKGALSREGKTFSGRWSELYMRGDPNVGGKINLDLADDPWVFGGKHGYNDEEPAHGWGGRRIRTSTVAVCRPQVTVYVEGGGYEPTAVPATIGSGVVEVRVNPSGLIEEQEPNNEIASAQQIVTGAPVKLRIQPAGDKDHFRFRLPIPARVRLESHVGTEWSRIRLLKPDGTAIADQGLTGGDAARSLECGELPAGDYIICFEQFSNDSEVLTDTFFRVVCTWIPDPFEPNDTIMQARTIRAGEEVRGHIAPGGDRDYFRFEVRRPSVVRFSTPRFTTLWRRIQVLDDRDKVIDDWGHTSGGLGDIQLSPGVYYVRMMDFSDRSSSPEPYTMRMEMIEDDLLDDTAQPEGRVASVRTLALGESVANTVFPKGDADYYTLTIPCAGRVHARLIKAPEIWMRTKVLDGNGNVLAENGQTGEGPEEAVFEVDGPKTVYVRVGDFSENGSSPNPYTLSAWMEPCDELEAMGRNDTPATASPLEIGEWVRANIMPRGDDDWYQIQLDFPGVLKVEHLPHPLWTRLLLFNEKAEQIADLGVTGGGANWEIPLASGQYFLVVREFSDNGSHPGPYSVRAILKRAEPQEKEPLASDPLRTLAPGEAQAFYLDQRGDKDHFVFNVAREGKFRITINRPGPLWVRAFLFDDRTGEQLAEWGITGDFQAELEAKGATRYRLRIQDFSDNGASPEPGFVKFDLEDRPIGADRVTAQADPFDPTLVSFTRAELGNAERAAAVQVDANSDGTPDVDIPLDAPATFRYPAEGLYRATVLMESQQGAKTRMPIWVEAIGPKRRKGVYVRVDNPGEGQVVDADLPAQARAMSWSGAKIARVSFSVDGRAIETDYAPPFEAHIPWRDLIGEKHTLAVTAADESGLQTTVKREFSVSEYFDLTPTDSAVVTGNAVRVSWIGRDFGPTRVRYRVKGDEAWQEAVGDNGREHAVLLTGLEAGQAYEFQPLGRGEPGPVRTVTRVKGLAFGRTRYGATINRDYDQRVPISVRNHAEQPMMVKLVCGRPADPDLLLGFVGEGSEGKPFSLEPGEEREFMLVFSAQDVCTPNHTVPVRITSDNGYSDEAEVAVEVRLPEVKLVWEELGPDESGTGMKLRLTNAGDSLTDLSLASDNEGLTVDPAVDHGVFPAGQSMEVLVRPVLFEGYTGVKGNVIASALRKPTSHPVELALKEGEQVYAVDLAPTDSGNAGAYDDSDLMGARALAGALLNPSVVDWSAKQSPKDTDGDGKPDRWNVVDEIEGITWVGDDTDGNGEVDFVHADIGNDGQFDYSGIKTKTGWDRTNMLETWLEMDFKLPGSRDGYEKHNVDVVMNGTVVGKLQDILPEGNYTFKVPPTVIQFGADGSPSANVVEIQSTHLRGGHYVVTSNFQLNARLTNTRALTIATSREEALQKVREESSIIADKPDFALSSSEMRAEGDVKGGAEVPVSVVLRNLGAVPGYCVGVSLQVADPGQTPVEVDFKCFEYIPASGSTPVRLIWNATPGEHRLRMVVDPQGEGQDANPINNEAYITLNVPGDAGQPTLKVLEPADGATVQDPVVPLKVEATDDVRIARVSVSVDGGLWSPLGFQGGNYVAKSLLQPGPHRLTFRAVDGSGNAATQTCSVTVNATAPQVRIDEPAAGARIDARTAKVSVTCAPDCVLVGVRSNGGPWVTAKPVQGKAQLAVGLSFGKNTLEVFAANAKGLRGSATVDVDCTKQRDEPQQGPQAPEGQGGADGQGQDQGQAPQEGQGGVQRPEQPADAGGGDKPAGGEDRGDEDEEGEPARTTVDVEGVGPVDVSGDGNQVIPPEGAPLGDGGAGGGAADDETEEELVDEPLPEISPEDDAILEELENSPLDETETESEVYDGTGGDEILPDDITVPPLEQGVPPYGIASAPGFQWDCSAPPLQAPPGSDPGLLPPRPTARPRGGCVCVQQRQSDWYCTNRPKIGVKFRLPDKLKRYGEHLKPGSKEFFEEMGKLLARLKMQGVDTTNIEKMWKIMREKAGRVQSPEELPGWLQSFGLSSGPTGDPAKDKQWQESMKNAADAWMLKLLASGDPEMIAAGVKARMEALGQFDQAAQEAAEGAILQIQANQKLTEQAISMLPAAGLVFDSVAYFGYNGESLSGEQITAGRMAFNALLTIGPYGIAKALQTARGREILAAIGNKAALWGAAGEAKLAQLLGMEQATLHKGLKWIWEGLTKERHLWGGRASNASKATGITLARQREAAQTAARLMRKVDEKMAQRLIDRLAKTTDRKEFRRLVAQLQQNKTAQALINNPKIPDSLRLQVNRTIKAQNRLVDMKTIKELRNSPGVQKAAKHYANKLNCPEDQIFVRAREITGNKASKVGRDRDVWYEVCRKRPDGTIQKLQDVHHDIVKPIYDKNLRSVTGRYMGGTELGVDDLDHAITGRWNPETYNTGKVDPQRLVNKETGEILAAAAAGDEEAMAIARELAGHADDLGDTAAIKVLERVEKAKKLREAGRIMEAERELAEGMRQATKEFDRQVQPYIDAIAKSKGLTPEQARALVPPRLQAAIDQMRLAEQSLDAGGLAASEVEMVISGLSCSKGLSRAPVNTETVAGDLASFIKMLYKYGLKTQ